The Lacipirellula parvula genome window below encodes:
- a CDS encoding primase-helicase family protein, giving the protein MTDFSTVCRSSGGTKTLSKDAFEFHDANSVEQTAKQLGFSTHVPDLLRGRIYLVEQRGSRLLIHAQKRKGDACEWLSTVKAGWWTQVHDHDVGDDDIRHIIRCDESGHGDTGKWYVMLNNGRWSRKFPSAVKTVYQAKGFSKPDAERRMGELERDPWIEVCIPFAPEHPAERQWNIGAPQYRCEPVEGPHPTWNMIHDHIGRALDRYYKGGGRLYLQQWLAAAIQDPTCRLPYLFMHGVENSGKSIVWESLSLLITGGIIKADRALTSQSDFNGELDGAVFAIVEEKEIGRFPGVSEKIKDAVTSPTLSIRRMRTDTYQIPNYSHWIQTSNIRSACLVPLGDTRFTVMEVQRPPKDIPKPVLMEQLKSEAPAFLWTLLNMKLPELEGRLAIPALDTDDKRAVQAESLPEFVHRLIGYIEEHRTWIGTAKEFRSQFGGTCLNLPRLKDALSKFAPVLAHNSITFSYPSTRLEGGMPVRFEWKS; this is encoded by the coding sequence CGACTTCTCTACTGTTTGCCGCAGTTCTGGCGGCACTAAGACCCTCTCGAAGGATGCCTTCGAGTTCCACGACGCGAATTCCGTGGAACAGACGGCCAAGCAACTCGGGTTCTCTACGCACGTACCCGACCTCTTGCGTGGTCGCATCTATCTTGTCGAGCAACGCGGCAGCCGTCTGCTGATCCACGCCCAAAAGCGTAAAGGCGACGCCTGCGAATGGCTGTCGACCGTTAAGGCAGGCTGGTGGACTCAGGTCCACGACCACGACGTAGGAGACGACGACATTCGTCACATTATTCGTTGTGACGAAAGCGGGCACGGCGATACCGGCAAATGGTACGTCATGCTGAATAACGGCCGCTGGTCGCGGAAATTCCCGTCGGCAGTGAAGACCGTTTATCAGGCGAAGGGTTTCTCAAAGCCCGACGCTGAGCGTCGCATGGGTGAACTGGAGCGCGATCCTTGGATTGAGGTTTGCATTCCGTTTGCGCCCGAGCATCCCGCCGAACGTCAGTGGAATATAGGTGCGCCTCAGTACCGATGCGAGCCAGTCGAAGGCCCTCACCCGACGTGGAACATGATCCACGATCATATCGGCCGCGCGCTCGACCGCTATTACAAGGGCGGGGGCCGTCTCTATTTGCAGCAGTGGCTCGCTGCCGCGATTCAAGACCCAACTTGCAGGCTTCCCTACCTATTCATGCACGGCGTGGAGAACTCCGGCAAGTCGATCGTTTGGGAATCGCTGAGCTTGCTCATCACTGGCGGCATCATCAAGGCTGATCGGGCCCTTACTAGCCAGTCCGACTTCAATGGCGAGCTGGATGGGGCCGTCTTCGCCATCGTTGAGGAAAAGGAAATCGGCCGATTCCCGGGCGTCTCTGAGAAGATCAAAGACGCCGTGACGAGTCCGACGCTGTCGATTCGCCGCATGCGGACTGACACCTATCAGATTCCAAACTACAGCCACTGGATTCAGACGAGCAACATCCGCAGTGCGTGCCTCGTTCCACTTGGCGACACTCGATTCACCGTCATGGAAGTCCAACGGCCGCCAAAGGACATCCCGAAGCCAGTCCTAATGGAGCAGTTGAAAAGCGAAGCGCCTGCCTTTCTATGGACGCTTCTGAACATGAAGCTGCCGGAGCTTGAAGGTCGCCTCGCGATTCCCGCTCTTGATACCGACGACAAGCGGGCCGTTCAGGCTGAGAGTCTACCTGAGTTCGTCCATCGCCTGATCGGCTATATCGAAGAGCATCGAACGTGGATCGGGACGGCCAAAGAGTTCCGGTCGCAGTTCGGCGGAACGTGCCTCAATCTCCCACGCCTCAAGGATGCCTTGAGCAAGTTCGCTCCCGTACTGGCTCACAATAGCATCACGTTTTCTTACCCTTCAACGCGCCTGGAAGGCGGCATGCCAGTGAGGTTCGAGTGGAAAAGCTAG